One genomic region from Delphinus delphis chromosome 14, mDelDel1.2, whole genome shotgun sequence encodes:
- the LOC132437278 gene encoding transcription factor BTF3-like isoform X2, whose translation MNQEKLAKLQAQVCIGGKGTAHRKKVVHKTATEDYRKRQFSLKKSGVNNISGIEEVNMFTNQGTVIHFNNSKVQASLAANTFTITGHAETKQLTEMLPSILNQLGADSLTSLRRLAEALPKQSVDGKAPFATGEDDDDEVPDLVDNFDEASKNEAN comes from the coding sequence ATGAACCAAGAGAAACTCGCCAAACTGCAGGCACAAGTGTGCATTGGTGGGAAAGGAACTGCTCACAGAAAGAAGGTGGTTCATAAAACAGCCACAGAAGACTACAGAAAACGTCAGTTCTCTTTAAAGAAGTCAGGGGTGAACAATATCTCTGGTATTGAAGAGGTGAATATGTTCACAAACCAAGGAACAGTGATTCACTTTAACAACTCTAAAGTTCAGGCATCTCTGGCAGCAAACACTTTCACCATTACAGGCCATGCTGAGACAAAGCAGCTGACAGAAATGCTACCCAGCATCTTAAACCAGCTTGGCGCAGACAGTCTGACCAGTTTAAGGAGACTGGCTGAAGCTCTGCCCAAACAATCTGTGGATGGAAAAGCACCATTTGCTACTGgagaggatgatgatgatgaagttcCAGATCTTGTGGATAATTTTGATGAGGCTTCCAAGAATGAAGCAAACTGA
- the LOC132437278 gene encoding transcription factor BTF3-like isoform X1 yields MKEAIMNQEKLAKLQAQVCIGGKGTAHRKKVVHKTATEDYRKRQFSLKKSGVNNISGIEEVNMFTNQGTVIHFNNSKVQASLAANTFTITGHAETKQLTEMLPSILNQLGADSLTSLRRLAEALPKQYLVDNFDEASKNEAN; encoded by the exons ATGAAAGAAGCTATCATGAACCAAGAGAAACTCGCCAAACTGCAGGCACAAGTGTGCATTGGTGGGAAAGGAACTGCTCACAGAAAGAAGGTGGTTCATAAAACAGCCACAGAAGACTACAGAAAACGTCAGTTCTCTTTAAAGAAGTCAGGGGTGAACAATATCTCTGGTATTGAAGAGGTGAATATGTTCACAAACCAAGGAACAGTGATTCACTTTAACAACTCTAAAGTTCAGGCATCTCTGGCAGCAAACACTTTCACCATTACAGGCCATGCTGAGACAAAGCAGCTGACAGAAATGCTACCCAGCATCTTAAACCAGCTTGGCGCAGACAGTCTGACCAGTTTAAGGAGACTGGCTGAAGCTCTGCCCAAACAAT ATCTTGTGGATAATTTTGATGAGGCTTCCAAGAATGAAGCAAACTGA